aagctcgaaacttaatttattagtttaaaCGTGTTTTTCGTTAGAGACCAGACCTTCCTGCATGTGGTTGACAGAGTAAAATCGTTTATCAGACGATATCTTCTACAAATTGATCCAGTTCACGGCTTGAATTTGTTGCATCTCTCACAGGATCTGTGGGCTTCTGTGATTTTTTAACTCCATCGAAAAGGGTTGAACGAGCAGATAGCGCATCAGAAATCATTTCCATCGACGGCCTGAGTTGGGGATTAGCAGATATGCAAGCGACTGCAAACTTTAGGATGGTCAGAAGTTCATCCTCAATGCCTGGCGTGGGCGTTGGCAGGCGTGAATCCAATATATTCTTTAAAACTACCGAGATCTCCATGTCGACCAGAGCTAATAAAGATGAAAGGCTATCACCTGGATGTCTTCCTTTGATCACCTCGATGGCCACTATTCCAAAGCTATACACGTCGCATTTCTCCGTCACCTTCATTGTGTAAGCAAGCTCTGCACAAAGGAGATATATATGTTAGTACAAAGGCATTGCTTTAGCTAAACCATCAGATCATGagttgattttagaaattaaccTGGAGCTACGTAACCATATGTGCCAACGACTGCGCTCCAGTTTGATGTGTCCAGCTTAAGAAGCTTAGCTGTGCCAAATTCAGAAACGTGTGCCTCGTACTCCGAATCAAGCAAAATGTTGTTACTCGAAATATCTCGATGAACGATTGGAGGAATACAATCATGGTGCATATAAGATAAAGCATGAGCCACGCCTTTTACTATATTCACCCTCTTGTTCCAGTCCAACTctttagcttcttcttcattgctcAAGATTGTAGACAAGCTTCCTTTGTCAAAGTACTCATACACCAAGAATGAGTGTTGTGGATGCGAACAAAAGCCCACAAGTTTCACAATATTGCAGTGTTGAATTTCCGTCAATGCCCTAATCTCATTCAAAATTCCTTTTGATCTGTTTGCCCACTATCAGCCGTTTGATGGAGCTTCTTTATAGCTACTATATCACCAGATCTTAATTTGGCCTTGAAGACACTTCCATAGCCACCCCTTCCAATATAGAAAATCTCATTAAAAGCCCCAGTGGCTTCCATGATGTCTTTATATGAAATCATTCCATCGTACTTTGATAGAGAAAAGACTTCAATTGTCTTGGGTGCTAGTTCCACTCTTGGATGGAGCTTCTTTCTACGGAAAATGAAGAAtattccaaagaaaataaacaaaagaaccGCTCCTAGCAAAGGGAACACAATAAGAAACACTCTACCTCCCACCGGAGAGCTTTCCCTATCCACCACTGCTTGGTCACAGGGCTCAAGTCCTTCAACATTTCCACACAATCCACTGTTGCCTTGAAACGCttcttttgttgcattttggaaTGCCGTGGTGTTGGGGATGGGACCCTCAAACTTGTTATAAGAGATGTCCACCTCCATCAAACCTCGCATATCCTTGAAAGTCTCATATATGAGGCCAGAAAGATTATTGTGTGAAAGGTCAAGTTTCACTAAGCTTTGAAGCTTGTTGAATTCAACTGGGATCCCACCACTTAACAAGTTATGACTCAAGTCTAGCTCGGATAGGTGAATCAACATCCCTAATTGCCTCGGAATATCTTGGCTCAACTGGTTGTTACTTAGATTCAAGAAGACcaagtttgaagaaaacccTATAGCCTGCGGGATAGACATGCTTAATCTATTCTTGGacaaatccaatttttgaagACCAGGTAATGATACAATCTTGGGACTTATTTGGCCAGAAAGTCGATTTCTGCTTAGATTTAAATTCACCAAAGAAGtcaattttccaaattcttTTGGGACCTCACCAAGTAAACCATTGAAAGAAAGATCAATTTCACCAAATCGAGTCGCATTCCCAATCTCAGGAGGCAAGCTACCAGTGATGTTATTTCCAGCAATTCTTAGATGAGTTAAGCGTGTGCAACTTCCCCAGTTTGTTGAGATTTCTCCAAAGAACTTGTTGAAACTCATGTCGATAAAGTCCAATTTGGGGTAGACACCAAAGGTCTTGGATATGTTTCCAGTGAGCTGGTTTTCCTCTAGGCGTACTCTGACTAGGCTTGTGCAATTTCTCAAGCTTTTAGGGATAGAACCAGTTAAGTTATTGTGACTCACTGTAAGGTTTTGGAGCAACCCACCCCGGCACAAGTTTTTTGGTAAGGAGCCGTTTAATTGGTTGGTATCCAATTGTAGCACCACCAAGTTCACTAGTTCACCTAAGGATTTAGGAATTGAACCAGAAAGGTGATTTTGGCGGAGGAACAAAGATCCCAAGTTGGTCAAGTTACCCAGAGAAGAAGGAATTGGACCAGTGAGCTGGTTTGTACTCAACTCTAAGTCAAGCATAGCGTGGAGATTACCTATCTCATCAGGAATTTGCCCTGAAAGCTGGTTACCATAGAGATAAAGAAGGGCGAGTTCTGTCAAATTGCCTAATGTTGGTGGGATTGAACCGAtaagattattatcattaagGCACAACTCGCTAAGAAGATTCGATTTTCCTAGCTCTAGTGGGATGGAACCAGTAAGCTCATTAGCAAATAGGTGTAGCTCTATCAATTTGGTTAAGTTCCCCAAAGTGGAAGGAATCGGTCCTGTTAGGAGGTTGGTGTCCATGTGGAGCACTTCCAGATTTGTCATACTTCCCATTTCAGGAGGAATATAACCAGAAAGGGAGTTGTTGTAGACATACAATGTAGCCAATTTGCTCAAATTACCTAATGAGGAAGGTATGGGTCCATTCAACTGATTCGAATACAGCGCGACCTCGGTGAGCAAATACAATTGCCCGATTTCTTGGGGAATGGAGCCATTTAACTCATTGGAAACCAGGTGTAGGACTGTTAGTCTAGTTAGATGGCTGATCTCCAGCGGTATTTTCCCCATGAACCGATTGATAGAGAGGTCGAGATAGGTGAGATTGCTCAATAAACCGATTTGAGGGGGAATATGGCCAGAGAGACTATTTATACTCAGGTCCATGTACATGAGATGAGACAAAGATGAGAATGGGAATTCGTCAAGCGTACCTTCGACATAGGCGCTAGTGAGATTAATCCCGATCACACTCTCCGCCTGATTGCAGGAGATGCCATACCAAGTACATGGACTCACGGTTGAGTTGGAACCGGTGGCATTATGAGGAGAGGGAGTCCACGAAGAGAGGGAAGAATCTGAATGGTTGCCAAGATTGGACTTCCATTTGAGGAGGGCTTGGGCTTCTATAGGGGAAGCATGAGCAGGGAGTGGAATGGTAAAGGTAGTGAAAAGAGTAAGGGCAGCTACAAGGCTCATGACCCTCTTGAATTCTGGTGAAGAATCCATggattcttcttctccttctcctgtTTTGGTTTGGGTAAGTTGGTTTGTCTTTCCCTGAGGCAACGAGTGATGCTTAAATAGGCCGTGAAAACTCACCTTCCTATCATTTTCCATGGTAGTGGGTATGCAATAAAACGGCGACTAACCAGTGGAGACTAAGAAGAGGTACGTTTATTTGTTTTGTACCCTGTAGGGGACCAGGGGTAGCCATCTAACAGCCGACTAAGACGAATTTTTGGTTCTTTGAAGACTCTGGAATTTGTTACTTTTGTAGTCTTCGTAGTGACATTTCTGACTTGGTCAGTCCTCGTTTCGGAATTGAGCCCACCCATTATATGAATTCggagactttgactttgactgAGAAGTCTTCGAGGAAAGTGAGGTAAACTCAGTGAAGGCCTCGCGTGTGGTTTGGGAACACTCAATTTTCCACAAGATCAGACCCTAATTTGtgctgcacaaaattttgattttaaagcGCAAAAGGAAAGTCTTCTCACTTGGCGTTTATGAAGCAAAATCTTGACGCAGTCGACCCCGTTATTGCAGAAACGACAGCTGATGATCTAGGCAAATGGCCCCGAGAGcatggttaaaaaataaaataaaaatctaacgaCATATTTGAAGTGgaaaattgctaaaaattgGAGCTTGGGTTGAGTTGGGTATGATAGGGTCCAAGGGAGATCGAGTGTGAGCTACCAAAATTGTATTACAAAATTATGGGTCTGTATGTGTTATATTGGTCAATGTGAATTGGATCCATTTTCTATCCATTCATACTTGACATGATCCTTTACTAGGAATAATACCCGAGAAATCTAAAagattatttatatcaattgATGGAAGAGCAAATATTCACTAAGAACTTAAAACTTGTCCAGTATGAATATTTCTCCAAAACTCAATCaactaatataaaaatttaaggaaaaagtacaaaacaatataaaatttttatgtgCTTAATGTGGAAAATACTACAAATCGTTCAAAAAtcactaatcaccaagaataaTAGAATATATAATAGTCATCTCTAGTCACATAGCTAGAGAATGAACATATCAACGATATAACAATATATCATTAGTGGATTaacaaaagaagcaagaaaactCTAACTATTACTAGAGAATTTGAAAGACAAATCGGAGAAGGATCTCAATGATGATCTTCATCTCACGatcaatatattaaaatttcagctGATTCTAAATTTGAACTGTCTCTTCTCCTTCGAACCTTggactctctccctcttttatttctctttttgtttgaacactcatttctctcttttcactatAAAAAACATTCGAccctaattcttttttttttttttttaaatgtgctTGGCCCCGTGAGGCGGACCCAGCCCATCGTCAAGTAGGAAGTGCACTTGTTGGAATGACTCAAACTGAAAATGGCTAGGGATGCTAGAAGCATTATAACTATCTTGAAGCCTTGTAAATACATGGCCATTTATCTCTTTTGGTCTGGAAGTCCTTTTTTCTTAGGTTCACGAGGATTCCTCAATCTTATTTTCCTGTGATTTTCCTATTTGACAATGGAAATGCATTAGCAAGCATTAACTCGTGGAACGCATATTGGTATATGCCGTTTGGCATAATAAAAATGCTGTCAATTCCCATTGGCTGGTTCCTTCTTGACATTGCATATTTCCTCTTGCCTTTTCTTCTAAGCAATACAACCAAGAATTGAGATGAATTGACACAACTACGTGAGAAGGTTAGGTGCACAGAACTCATTGTCTTGCTACGCCTCGCTTCAAATAGCTGTCCCTTCATTGTTTTCTATCTATACTATTCATTCACgaagttttttgaaattttgattttatgatGTTGGGTTTTACGTAAGAGTGATCGAGGGCCGGGTCAAACATTGGTCTACTATGGTATCCTTTTTCAAATTCTCAAAGCTCTCAGAGGCTAAAGTCTATTGTTTTCCATATGAAGTTCATAAGGAGACGTTGTTCTGACATGTTTTGCGCAAGATCTAAGTTCTCTGTTTTgaagtgttaaattatgtctcgagtttgagtgtTTACAAAATGCGATTCGTTGGATTTTTGAAGATTtataaaagagaataaaatagaatataataaaaaagggcagcaaagttttctttttcgttgCAAGAAGGCCGAATAAGGTTAGTTAtgtggggcccaaagtcaaatgtttgactttgggcacacgCATATATTCCACACCGGAGTTTCCTTTTCGCTATGGAAATTAAAGGGTGGAGTCTGCACGTGGAGCCGAAAAAAAAGGAGAGCTAGTGGGCCTAGGTCAATTATTTGACCTTTGGGcacatgtttttcttctttaggCGTGCGTGAAGCGGTTTAAAAAAACCCTAAGAAAGCAGACAGAGAGGAGCCGCACGTACACGCAGCTTGAGAAGAGCCACAAGTTTTCTTTGAAGCCACGTGAAGATTTACGTACGTGGACCAAAGACGAACGCcggagttcttgattttggtgTACGTAGAGcgttttgttttgagcttgaacgcgcGATAATTTTCTGCCGTGAATCTATGTCtaaatgagttgtttatttataaacactttgggatTAAGATTAAATCTAagtgtgggaaacactcgagCATGTGAAtgattgtaaactctaattctccgattatagtggattatttgctgccgACTTtgccgtggacgtaggtaccgatactcggaccgaaccacgtaaatttttggtgtctttatttttttcgtttatttctctggtgattttgTGTTAACgaaaattgcaagatcctatcATTTCCGTGTATTTTATCCCAACATGAAGAATAGAAaagatgcttgatgatgaactAAAACCCCAATGAGTTCTACTTGTATTTGACAATGGAGCAGGCCTAGTAAAAACAGCCCATCATGATTTAAAACCTCCACGATTTTAGAGGGCTGGATATCGTCTACCTTCACGCTCTTGAAATATGAGGTAGCGCTAGAACAGAACTTGTAGTCTTTCTGAAACAATGGATGATCTCCTCTTGAGATGAAACGATGACCAGTGGTCTTCCTAATTTGAGCACTTCAAGTTCGAAGCTCTAATGAAAACGAAGTCCGGATCTCTCTATTTTGGACGATCAAAAGATGCTAAACTTCTATTAACGACTCATGCCACAGCAACATGCACATGGCACTCCGAATAGGAACGGATCGATTGCCCTCTCTGTCATGATACACGGTTGTAGTAATTGCACAAAACCCAAAATTATGGTGGATGGCCACGATTAGGGACAATTAGTCTCTGATTGAATGCACTCTGAAAAGATCCATGATTGAAACTCGTCTGCATATAAGTCAATTTTGCATCTAAATAAATCCCAAATAAACATATAGAAGGACTAATAATGATCAAGAGTTTAGAGAGTTCATATAAATGCTCCATTTCATCCTTACATGGACATTTCGAtttcaaaataacaacactGGATACATCGTCAACTTTACATTGAtacaaaagtaatttttttctaagtcTGACTTGACATGGATACATTGACTCCAAAGACACTAGTCTGGGTAAGACTAGACGCAGAAACATTTTGAAATATCACTTGAGTTCAGCTGTTGTCTCTACAAACGAAAGTAGATGCCAGAATGTTCTAGTTTTGCTTCTTCCAAAACAGAAGGCAGTTCTATACTTGGGCATGAACGAAACATGGTCCGCATCCTCATGCTGATATGAAACACTCAACTTTGGTTGACGGTCAAAATATTTATCCTAAATGCAAATAAAGTAAACACATAAGTGAGGGAAACAGTGTATTGAAAAAGTTTGAGACTTAATCAATTAGCTCAAGCGACTCTATTTTTCATTAAAGATCTTAAACTTCTTGCGTGTGGTTGACAGAGCCCCATCATTTATCAGACGATAACTTCTATGAATTGATCCGGGAAATGGCTTGAAGCTATTGCATCTTTCACAGGATCAGCGGCTGTCACTGAATATTGAACGCCGTGGAAAGTGGTTGAACAAGCTGATAGTCTCTGAGAAATCCTGTCCATCGACGGCCTGATTTGGGGATTAGCGGATAAGTAAGCGACTGCAAGCTTGAATATGGTCAGAAATTTATCCTCAATGCCTGACGTGGGCGTTGGTAGGCGTGAATCCAATATATTCCTCAAAACAACTTAGATCTCTACGTCGACTGGAGCTACTAGAGACGAAATGTTGTCACCTGGATGTCTTCCTTTGATCACCTCGATGGCCACTATTCCAAAGCTATACA
The window above is part of the Eucalyptus grandis isolate ANBG69807.140 chromosome 6, ASM1654582v1, whole genome shotgun sequence genome. Proteins encoded here:
- the LOC120286040 gene encoding MDIS1-interacting receptor like kinase 2-like; its protein translation is MHHDCIPPIVHRDISSNNILLDSEYEAHVSEFGTAKLLKLDTSNWSAVVGTYGYVAPELAYTMKVTEKCDVYSFGIVAIEVIKGRHPGDSLSSLLALVDMEISVVLKNILDSRLPTPTPGIEDELLTILKFAVACISANPQLRPSMEMISDALSARSTLFDGVKKSQKPTDPVRDATNSSRELDQFVEDIV
- the LOC120294748 gene encoding MDIS1-interacting receptor like kinase 2-like, with the translated sequence MDSSPEFKRVMSLVAALTLFTTFTIPLPAHASPIEAQALLKWKSNLGNHSDSSLSSWTPSPHNATGSNSTVSPCTWYGISCNQAESVIGINLTSAYVEGTLDEFPFSSLSHLMYMDLSINSLSGHIPPQIGLLSNLTYLDLSINRFMGKIPLEISHLTRLTVLHLVSNELNGSIPQEIGQLYLLTEVALYSNQLNGPIPSSLGNLSKLATLYVYNNSLSGYIPPEMGSMTNLEVLHMDTNLLTGPIPSTLGNLTKLIELHLFANELTGSIPLELGKSNLLSELCLNDNNLIGSIPPTLGNLTELALLYLYGNQLSGQIPDEIGNLHAMLDLELSTNQLTGPIPSSLGNLTNLGSLFLRQNHLSGSIPKSLGELVNLVVLQLDTNQLNGSLPKNLCRGGLLQNLTVSHNNLTGSIPKSLRNCTSLVRVRLEENQLTGNISKTFGVYPKLDFIDMSFNKFFGEISTNWGSCTRLTHLRIAGNNITGSLPPEIGNATRFGEIDLSFNGLLGEVPKEFGKLTSLVNLNLSRNRLSGQISPKIVSLPGLQKLDLSKNRLSMSIPQAIGFSSNLVFLNLSNNQLSQDIPRQLGMLIHLSELDLSHNLLSGGIPVEFNKLQSLVKLDLSHNNLSGLIYETFKDMRGLMEVDISYNKFEGPIPNTTAFQNATKEAFQGNSGLCGNVEGLEPCDQAVVDRESSPVGERSSIQEWN